A window from Nocardioides mesophilus encodes these proteins:
- a CDS encoding 2-oxoacid:ferredoxin oxidoreductase subunit beta, translating into MSTAELPFPGLAGVPTADSPQNRKEYTSDQEVRWCPGCGDYAVLAAVQGFLPELGLRRENIVFVSGIGCSSRFPYYLDTYGMHSIHGRAPAIATGLATAREDLSVWVVTGDGDALSIGGNHLIHALRRNVNMTILLFNNRIYGLTKGQYSPTSEPGKVTKSTPMGSVDNPFNPVSLALGAEGTFVARTVDSDRKHLTHVLSAAAAHRGTALVEIYQNCPIFNDGAFDAIKGNDTKAEAIIPLEHGRPVTFGAVDAATGLGSQAVVRSSGGLRVSPTAEVDPADILVHDAHDPDPTTAFALSRLTDAGTLHRAPIGIFRQVEHPTYDDQAREQIVTARQGTPAPREALAGLLHSGDTWTVV; encoded by the coding sequence ATGAGCACCGCCGAGCTTCCCTTCCCCGGTCTGGCCGGAGTCCCCACCGCCGACTCCCCGCAGAACCGCAAGGAGTACACCTCCGACCAGGAGGTCCGCTGGTGCCCCGGCTGCGGGGACTACGCGGTGCTCGCCGCCGTCCAGGGGTTCCTGCCCGAGCTGGGCCTGCGGCGGGAGAACATCGTCTTCGTCAGCGGGATCGGTTGCTCGAGCCGGTTCCCCTACTACCTCGACACCTACGGCATGCACTCGATCCACGGGCGCGCCCCGGCGATCGCCACCGGCCTGGCCACCGCCCGCGAGGACCTGTCGGTGTGGGTGGTGACCGGTGACGGCGACGCGCTGTCGATCGGCGGCAACCACCTCATCCACGCGCTGCGCCGCAACGTGAACATGACGATCCTGCTGTTCAACAACCGGATCTACGGCCTCACCAAGGGGCAGTACTCCCCCACCTCGGAGCCCGGGAAGGTCACCAAGTCCACCCCCATGGGTTCGGTCGACAACCCGTTCAACCCGGTCTCGCTCGCGCTCGGCGCCGAGGGGACGTTCGTGGCCCGCACGGTCGACTCCGACCGCAAGCACCTCACCCACGTGCTCTCGGCCGCGGCCGCGCACCGGGGCACCGCGCTGGTGGAGATCTACCAGAACTGCCCGATCTTCAACGACGGAGCCTTCGACGCGATCAAGGGCAACGACACCAAGGCCGAGGCGATCATCCCGCTGGAGCACGGCCGACCGGTCACCTTCGGTGCGGTCGACGCTGCCACCGGGCTCGGCTCGCAGGCCGTGGTCCGCAGCAGCGGCGGCCTCCGGGTGTCACCGACCGCGGAGGTCGACCCCGCCGACATCCTCGTGCACGACGCCCACGACCCCGACCCGACGACGGCCTTCGCGCTGTCGCGCCTCACCGATGCCGGGACGCTGCACCGCGCACCGATCGGCATCTTCCGGCAGGTCGAGCACCCGACGTACGACGACCAGGCCCGGGAGCAGATCGTGACCGCACGCCAGGGCACGCCGGCGCCGCGAGAGGCACTCGCCGGGCTGCTCCACAGCGGCGACACCTGGACCGTGGTCTGA
- a CDS encoding SRPBCC family protein codes for MHRFSTSVASDGVVSASPDTVWKVLTDPERITRMTPLLHRIDLVDGREDLWRWQLATVPVTGMTVVPCFTERMRFAEPTRIDYTHEPQGGTQERTGVEGWYELTEVTDGTHLALGLTVHAELPLPRLATPAVRGAMHAVMGTIGAGFSRNLVRELERERTG; via the coding sequence ATGCACCGCTTCTCGACCTCCGTCGCTTCCGACGGCGTGGTCAGTGCCTCACCGGACACCGTCTGGAAGGTCCTGACCGACCCGGAGCGGATCACCCGCATGACCCCGCTCCTCCACCGCATCGACCTCGTCGACGGCCGTGAGGACCTGTGGCGCTGGCAGCTCGCCACCGTGCCGGTCACCGGGATGACGGTGGTCCCCTGCTTCACCGAGCGGATGCGGTTCGCCGAGCCGACCCGGATCGACTACACGCACGAGCCCCAGGGCGGCACGCAGGAGCGCACCGGCGTCGAGGGATGGTACGAGCTCACCGAGGTGACCGACGGCACCCACCTGGCCCTCGGACTGACCGTGCACGCGGAGCTGCCGCTCCCCAGACTGGCGACGCCGGCGGTCCGCGGCGCGATGCACGCGGTGATGGGCACCATCGGAGCCGGCTTCTCCCGCAACCTGGTCCGCGAGCTCGAGCGCGAGCGCACCGGCTGA
- a CDS encoding DUF2382 domain-containing protein — MLNTEEARNVIGRDAYAQDGDKLGKIGQLFLDDETGRPEFITVNTGLFGMNESFIPVADATIDGDRITVPFDKSTVKDAPNVDASDGHISQDDERRVYDHYNLGYSETRSDTGLATGETTGYAGTSDLGTTDTTGTADFESAGHDTSGPNTDEAMTRSEERVDVGTRDEESGRVRLRKYVETEHVTQTVPVRKERAVLEREPITDSNVGAATSGPAISDEEHEVILHEERPVVEKTTEAVERVRLGKETDVQEHEVSEDVRKEQIEVDGDVDDRR; from the coding sequence ATGCTGAACACCGAAGAAGCACGCAACGTCATCGGCCGCGACGCCTACGCGCAGGACGGCGACAAGCTGGGCAAGATCGGCCAGCTGTTCCTGGACGACGAGACCGGACGCCCCGAGTTCATCACGGTGAACACCGGTCTCTTCGGGATGAACGAAAGCTTCATTCCCGTCGCCGACGCAACGATCGACGGCGACCGCATCACGGTGCCGTTCGACAAGAGCACCGTCAAGGACGCCCCGAACGTCGACGCCTCCGACGGCCACATCAGCCAGGACGACGAGCGTCGCGTCTACGACCACTACAACCTGGGCTACTCCGAGACCCGCAGCGACACCGGCCTTGCCACGGGCGAGACGACCGGCTACGCCGGCACCAGTGACCTGGGCACCACCGACACCACCGGCACCGCCGACTTTGAAAGCGCCGGTCACGACACCTCCGGCCCGAACACCGACGAGGCGATGACGCGCTCGGAGGAGCGGGTCGACGTCGGCACCCGCGACGAGGAGTCCGGCCGTGTCCGGCTCCGCAAGTACGTCGAGACCGAGCACGTCACGCAGACCGTCCCGGTCCGCAAGGAGCGTGCCGTGCTCGAGCGTGAGCCGATCACCGACTCGAACGTCGGGGCGGCCACCTCCGGCCCGGCAATCTCCGACGAGGAGCACGAGGTGATCCTGCACGAGGAGCGTCCGGTCGTGGAGAAGACCACCGAGGCGGTCGAGCGCGTCCGCCTCGGCAAGGAGACCGACGTGCAGGAGCACGAGGTCTCCGAGGACGTCCGCAAGGAGCAGATCGAGGTCGACGGCGACGTCGACGACCGCCGCTGA
- the cysT gene encoding sulfate ABC transporter permease subunit CysT — MTATLTATGTGRPGRTRRAARPRALTRASGLGLGVAMTWFSLLVLIPLAAVVVKAAGGGWATFQETLTNPQTLAALRLTVATSLVVTALNMVMGTVIAWVLVRDRFWGRRVLDVVIDIPFALPTIVAGLVLLSLYGAESPLGVDVANTRASVFLAIAFVTLPFIVRTVQPVLEELERDVEEAAASLGATPATTFRRVVLPALVPAIFAGAALSFARGISEYGSLVLLSGNLPNRTEVTSVRVLTYLEGGNAAGAAALATIMLVVALLAIVALDMTQRRVSRRA, encoded by the coding sequence GTGACAGCGACGCTCACCGCCACCGGCACGGGCCGCCCCGGACGCACGCGCCGGGCGGCCCGTCCGCGGGCGCTCACCCGCGCCTCGGGTCTCGGCCTCGGTGTCGCCATGACCTGGTTCAGCCTGCTGGTCCTGATCCCGCTCGCCGCGGTCGTCGTCAAGGCGGCCGGCGGGGGCTGGGCGACGTTCCAGGAGACGCTCACCAACCCGCAGACCCTGGCCGCCCTGCGGCTGACGGTCGCCACCTCGCTGGTCGTCACAGCGCTCAACATGGTGATGGGCACCGTGATCGCCTGGGTGCTGGTGCGAGACCGGTTCTGGGGAAGACGCGTGCTCGACGTCGTCATCGACATCCCGTTCGCGCTGCCCACGATCGTGGCCGGGCTGGTGCTGCTCTCCCTCTACGGCGCGGAGAGCCCGCTCGGGGTGGACGTGGCCAACACGCGGGCCTCGGTGTTCCTCGCCATCGCCTTCGTCACGCTGCCCTTCATCGTCCGGACCGTCCAGCCGGTCCTGGAGGAGCTCGAGCGCGACGTCGAGGAGGCGGCGGCCTCGCTCGGTGCGACCCCCGCGACGACCTTCCGCCGGGTCGTGCTGCCGGCCCTGGTGCCGGCCATCTTCGCCGGCGCGGCGCTGTCGTTCGCCCGGGGGATCAGTGAGTACGGCTCCCTGGTGCTGCTCAGCGGCAACCTCCCCAACCGCACCGAGGTCACCTCCGTGCGCGTCCTGACCTACCTCGAGGGTGGGAACGCGGCCGGCGCCGCGGCGCTCGCCACCATCATGCTGGTGGTCGCGCTGCTCGCGATCGTCGCGCTCGACATGACCCAGCGGCGGGTGTCCCGCCGTGCCTGA
- a CDS encoding polyprenyl synthetase family protein: protein MSTSAAASLALPILDEDLAERLRARMAEVEDELERVIQSEARFVTDAARHLMHAGGKRFRPLLVLLAAETGDPAADGVVTAACVVELTHLASLYHDDVMDEAELRRGAESANHRWDNLVAILTGDFLFSKSSELTARLGADAVRIQAETFTRLVEGQILETLGPGEGDPLEHYLRVVAGKTGSLIATSARYGARFAGASLEVEDALTAYGEKIGEAFQLSDDILDVASDAEESGKTPGTDLREGVLTLPVLLAKRSTDPADARLLELLEEDLTDDSLHAEALRLLRAHPAMAEARSYVQERAAEARELLTVLPDGSPVREALDAFAELIAVRTA, encoded by the coding sequence GTGAGCACCTCAGCAGCCGCCTCGCTGGCGCTGCCGATCCTCGACGAGGACCTCGCCGAGCGGCTGCGTGCCCGGATGGCGGAGGTCGAGGACGAGCTCGAGCGCGTCATCCAGAGCGAGGCGCGCTTCGTCACCGACGCGGCCCGGCACCTGATGCACGCCGGCGGCAAGCGGTTCCGCCCGCTGCTGGTGCTGCTTGCCGCCGAGACCGGGGACCCGGCCGCCGACGGGGTGGTGACGGCGGCCTGCGTCGTGGAGCTGACCCACCTGGCCTCGCTGTACCACGACGACGTGATGGACGAGGCCGAGCTGCGCCGCGGAGCCGAGTCGGCGAACCACCGCTGGGACAACCTGGTGGCGATCCTCACCGGCGACTTCCTGTTCTCCAAGTCCTCGGAGCTCACGGCCCGGCTCGGCGCGGACGCAGTGCGGATCCAGGCCGAGACCTTCACCCGGCTGGTCGAGGGCCAGATCCTGGAGACGCTGGGTCCGGGCGAGGGCGACCCGCTGGAGCACTACCTGCGCGTCGTCGCGGGCAAGACCGGCTCGTTGATCGCGACGTCCGCGAGGTACGGCGCCCGGTTCGCGGGTGCGTCGCTGGAGGTCGAGGACGCGCTGACGGCGTACGGCGAGAAGATCGGTGAGGCGTTCCAACTCTCCGACGACATCCTCGACGTGGCCAGCGACGCCGAGGAGTCCGGCAAGACTCCCGGCACCGATCTTCGGGAAGGGGTGCTCACCTTGCCAGTGCTGCTGGCGAAGCGTTCCACGGACCCGGCCGACGCCCGGCTCCTGGAGCTGCTCGAGGAAGACCTCACCGACGACTCCCTGCACGCCGAGGCGCTGCGGCTGCTGCGCGCGCACCCGGCGATGGCCGAGGCCCGCAGCTACGTCCAGGAGCGCGCGGCCGAGGCCCGCGAGCTGCTCACGGTGCTCCCGGACGGCAGCCCGGTCCGGGAGGCGCTCGACGCGTTCGCCGAGCTGATCGCGGTCCGCACCGCCTGA
- a CDS encoding SigE family RNA polymerase sigma factor yields MDEAEFDDFYTSSFVRITGQLYAMIGDRDEAQDCVQEAFVRAWAHRGTLTRVEHPEAWVRTTAYRLAVSRWRRRGLARRPADRAVSPVTQTEAADESRVALIAALRRLPEPQRQALVLHHLCDLPVHAVAREVGVPEGTIKARLSRGRTALAALLDPTDVIDQGAHHA; encoded by the coding sequence ATGGACGAGGCTGAGTTCGACGACTTCTACACCTCCTCCTTTGTTCGCATCACCGGGCAGCTGTACGCGATGATCGGTGACCGCGACGAAGCACAGGACTGCGTTCAGGAGGCGTTCGTCAGGGCCTGGGCACACCGTGGAACGTTGACCCGGGTGGAGCACCCCGAGGCCTGGGTGCGGACCACGGCGTACCGCCTGGCCGTCAGCCGCTGGCGACGCCGAGGACTGGCGCGTCGACCGGCGGACAGGGCGGTTTCCCCCGTCACCCAGACCGAGGCTGCGGATGAGTCCCGGGTCGCGCTGATCGCGGCACTGCGGCGTCTGCCGGAGCCCCAGCGCCAGGCGCTCGTCCTGCACCACCTCTGCGACCTGCCCGTCCATGCGGTCGCCCGAGAGGTCGGCGTACCCGAGGGAACCATCAAGGCACGCCTCTCTCGTGGCCGCACCGCCCTCGCCGCCCTCCTCGACCCCACCGACGTGATTGATCAGGGAGCCCACCATGCCTGA
- a CDS encoding 2-oxoacid:acceptor oxidoreductase subunit alpha, whose product MTKQVKQLDRVIIRFAGDSGDGMQLTGDRFTQETASFGNDLSTLPNFPAEIRAPQGTLPGVSSFQVHFADHDILTPGDAPDVLVAMNPAALKANLGDLKKGATIIVDSHDFTSRNLSKAGYAENPLENGTLDEYDLQAVDLTDMTVEAVKEFGLSRKDAGRAKNMFALGLLSWMYGRPTEPTTTFLERRFAKAPDIRDANVTAFKAGWNFGETTETFVVQYEIKPAPMMAGTYRNITGNLALAYGLVAGSTQSGLPLFLGSYPITPASDILHELSKHKRFGVTTFQAEDEIAGVGAALGAAFAGSLGVTTTSGPGIALKSETIGLAVMVELPLVVVDVQRGGPSTGLPTKTEQADLLQAMFGRNGEAPVPIVAPRSPADCFDAALEATRIAVTYRTPVMLLSDGYLANGSEPWKIPDVADLPVINPGFATAPNHISRKAELAAGDEPAEADEFWPYVRDTETLARPWAVPGTPGLEHRIGGLEKGDGHGNISYEPANHDLMVRTRAAKVERIADSIPPLEVDDPSAAGGNGARVLVLGWGSTYGPIGAAVRQVRDAGLSVAQAHLRHLNPFPKDLGDVLKRYDAVMVPEMNLGQLSLLLRAKYLVDVVGYNHVRGLPLRAAELAEAITQLVETTQENAR is encoded by the coding sequence GTGACCAAGCAGGTCAAGCAGCTCGACCGCGTGATCATCCGGTTCGCCGGCGACTCCGGCGACGGCATGCAGCTGACCGGGGACCGCTTCACCCAGGAGACCGCCTCCTTCGGCAACGACCTCTCGACCCTGCCGAACTTCCCCGCCGAGATCCGGGCACCGCAAGGCACGCTGCCGGGCGTGTCGTCCTTCCAGGTGCACTTCGCCGACCACGACATCCTCACCCCCGGCGATGCTCCGGACGTCCTGGTCGCGATGAACCCGGCGGCCCTCAAGGCCAACCTGGGGGACCTGAAGAAGGGCGCCACGATCATCGTGGACAGTCACGACTTCACCAGCCGGAACCTGTCGAAGGCCGGCTACGCGGAGAACCCGCTGGAGAACGGCACCCTCGACGAGTACGACCTGCAGGCGGTCGACCTCACCGACATGACCGTCGAGGCGGTCAAGGAGTTCGGGCTCTCCCGCAAGGACGCCGGACGCGCGAAGAACATGTTCGCGCTCGGGCTGCTGTCGTGGATGTACGGCCGTCCCACCGAGCCGACCACGACCTTCCTGGAGCGGCGGTTCGCGAAGGCACCGGACATCCGCGACGCCAACGTGACCGCGTTCAAGGCCGGCTGGAACTTCGGCGAGACGACTGAGACCTTCGTGGTGCAGTACGAGATCAAGCCGGCTCCGATGATGGCGGGGACCTACCGCAACATCACCGGCAACCTGGCCCTCGCCTACGGGCTGGTGGCCGGGTCCACCCAGTCGGGGCTGCCGCTGTTCCTCGGCTCCTACCCGATCACCCCGGCCTCCGACATCCTCCACGAGCTGAGCAAGCACAAGAGGTTCGGCGTCACGACCTTCCAGGCCGAGGACGAGATCGCCGGTGTCGGCGCCGCGCTCGGCGCGGCCTTCGCCGGCTCGCTCGGGGTGACCACGACCTCCGGGCCGGGCATCGCCTTGAAGTCGGAGACGATCGGCCTCGCGGTGATGGTGGAGCTGCCGCTCGTCGTCGTCGACGTCCAGCGCGGCGGCCCCTCGACCGGGCTGCCGACCAAGACCGAGCAGGCCGACCTGCTGCAGGCGATGTTCGGGCGCAACGGCGAGGCTCCGGTCCCGATCGTGGCGCCCCGCTCGCCCGCGGACTGCTTCGACGCGGCCCTCGAGGCGACCCGGATCGCGGTGACCTACCGGACCCCGGTGATGCTGCTCTCCGACGGCTACCTGGCCAACGGCTCCGAGCCGTGGAAGATCCCCGACGTCGCCGACCTGCCGGTCATCAACCCGGGCTTCGCGACCGCCCCCAACCACATCTCCCGCAAGGCCGAGCTCGCGGCCGGGGACGAGCCAGCGGAAGCCGACGAGTTCTGGCCCTACGTCCGTGACACGGAGACCCTCGCCCGGCCCTGGGCGGTGCCCGGCACGCCCGGCCTCGAGCACCGGATCGGTGGCCTGGAGAAGGGTGACGGCCACGGCAACATCTCCTACGAGCCGGCCAACCACGACCTGATGGTCCGGACCCGCGCCGCGAAGGTGGAGCGGATCGCGGACAGCATCCCGCCGCTGGAGGTCGACGACCCGTCAGCGGCCGGCGGCAACGGCGCCCGGGTGCTGGTGCTCGGCTGGGGGTCGACGTACGGGCCGATCGGTGCCGCGGTCCGCCAGGTCCGCGACGCCGGGCTGTCGGTGGCGCAGGCCCACCTGCGGCACCTCAACCCGTTCCCCAAGGACCTCGGCGACGTGCTGAAGCGCTATGACGCCGTCATGGTCCCCGAGATGAACCTCGGTCAGCTGTCGCTGCTGCTGCGGGCGAAGTACCTCGTGGACGTGGTGGGCTACAACCACGTGCGCGGGTTGCCGCTGCGCGCTGCCGAGCTCGCCGAGGCGATCACCCAGCTCGTCGAGACCACCCAGGAGAACGCACGATGA
- a CDS encoding sulfate ABC transporter substrate-binding protein, producing MRASHLALAGTAITAMLTLSACGGASAESGSQSDEIKVVGYSVLEQANTSVIKDFQATTAGKDVKFTTSYGASGDQSRAVEAGQDADEVHFSLEPDVTRLVDAGLVAPDWKDNDTAGICTQSVVVLVVRPGNPLGIKTWADLVKPGVGIVTPNPASSGSAKWNLLAAYGHVLATGGTEKEAEAYIGRFFDNTVALPDSGRDATTAFESGNGDVLLSYENEAILARQSGADFDYVVPEQTLLIENPCAVTEDASDAAQEFLDYQKSAEGQKAYAATGYRPLVDTGDVEVEGANDPADPFPTPATLQTIDGDFGGWGEANTEFFDENDGILTKLQAAAGQ from the coding sequence ATGCGCGCCTCACACCTCGCTCTCGCCGGGACCGCGATCACGGCGATGCTGACACTGAGCGCCTGCGGTGGCGCCAGCGCCGAGTCCGGCTCCCAGAGCGACGAGATCAAGGTCGTCGGCTACTCCGTCCTGGAGCAGGCCAACACCTCCGTGATCAAGGACTTCCAGGCCACGACAGCCGGCAAGGACGTGAAGTTCACGACGTCGTACGGCGCCTCGGGCGACCAGAGCCGCGCCGTCGAGGCGGGCCAGGACGCCGACGAGGTCCACTTCTCCCTCGAGCCCGACGTCACCCGCCTCGTCGACGCCGGCCTGGTGGCCCCGGACTGGAAGGACAACGACACCGCGGGCATCTGCACGCAGAGCGTCGTCGTCCTCGTCGTCCGTCCGGGAAACCCGCTGGGCATCAAGACCTGGGCCGACCTGGTGAAGCCCGGCGTGGGCATCGTCACACCGAACCCGGCCTCCTCCGGTTCCGCCAAGTGGAACCTGCTGGCCGCCTACGGCCACGTGCTGGCCACCGGCGGCACCGAGAAGGAGGCGGAGGCCTACATCGGCAGGTTCTTCGACAACACCGTGGCGCTGCCCGACAGCGGCCGCGACGCCACGACCGCCTTCGAGAGCGGCAACGGCGACGTCCTGCTCTCCTACGAGAACGAGGCGATCCTGGCCCGGCAGAGCGGGGCCGACTTCGACTACGTGGTTCCCGAGCAGACCCTGCTCATCGAGAACCCGTGCGCGGTCACCGAGGACGCCTCCGACGCCGCCCAGGAGTTCCTCGACTACCAGAAGAGCGCCGAGGGCCAGAAGGCGTACGCCGCCACCGGCTACCGCCCACTCGTGGACACCGGTGACGTCGAGGTCGAGGGTGCCAACGACCCGGCGGACCCGTTCCCGACGCCGGCCACCCTGCAGACCATCGACGGCGACTTCGGCGGCTGGGGTGAAGCCAACACCGAGTTCTTCGACGAGAACGACGGCATCCTCACCAAGCTCCAGGCAGCGGCGGGGCAGTGA
- the rarD gene encoding EamA family transporter RarD → MSENSRGLLLGIAAWAMWGFFPLYWPLLEPTGAVEILAHRIVWSMIVMVLAVLVLRRGRRLRETVAERRTLLLLAVAAVLITTNWGVYIWGVNSHHVVETSLGYFINPLVSVLLGVLVLGERLRPLQWVAMGIAGAAVLALTVEYGRPPWIALALALSFGSYGLVKKAADAGAVESLVVETLFVAPFALGYLAYLAAQGVSTFGTNGAGHVLLLVGTGVVTVIPLLCFGAAATRIPLSTLGLLQYLTPTVQFILGIVVFDEPMPTMRWFGFALIWLALVLFTFESLRHRTQARSLRVAAETPTP, encoded by the coding sequence GTGTCGGAGAACTCTCGCGGGCTGCTGCTCGGCATCGCCGCGTGGGCGATGTGGGGGTTCTTCCCGCTCTACTGGCCGCTGCTCGAGCCGACCGGCGCGGTGGAGATCCTGGCGCACCGGATCGTCTGGTCGATGATCGTGATGGTCCTCGCCGTCCTGGTCCTCCGCCGCGGGCGCCGGCTCCGCGAGACGGTCGCCGAGCGTCGTACGCTCCTGCTCCTGGCAGTGGCCGCCGTGCTGATCACCACGAACTGGGGCGTCTACATCTGGGGCGTCAACAGCCACCACGTGGTGGAGACCTCGCTCGGCTACTTCATCAACCCCTTGGTGAGCGTGCTGCTGGGGGTGCTGGTCCTCGGTGAGCGGCTGCGTCCGCTGCAATGGGTGGCGATGGGGATCGCCGGCGCGGCGGTCCTCGCGCTGACCGTGGAGTACGGCCGTCCCCCGTGGATCGCGCTGGCGCTGGCGCTCTCCTTCGGCTCCTACGGCCTGGTCAAGAAGGCGGCCGATGCCGGAGCCGTCGAGAGCCTGGTCGTGGAGACCCTGTTCGTGGCGCCGTTCGCCCTCGGCTACCTGGCCTACCTCGCCGCACAAGGCGTCTCCACGTTCGGCACGAACGGCGCGGGTCACGTCCTGCTGCTGGTAGGCACCGGGGTGGTGACGGTGATCCCGCTGCTGTGCTTCGGCGCCGCGGCCACCCGGATCCCGTTGAGCACGCTGGGGCTGCTGCAGTACCTCACCCCCACCGTGCAGTTCATCCTCGGCATCGTGGTCTTCGACGAGCCGATGCCCACCATGCGGTGGTTCGGCTTCGCGCTGATCTGGCTCGCCCTGGTGCTGTTCACCTTCGAGTCGCTGCGTCACCGCACCCAGGCCCGCAGCCTGCGGGTCGCTGCCGAGACGCCGACACCCTGA
- a CDS encoding GNAT family N-acetyltransferase has product MIVPKRTPVVRSARTVLRPFRSEDIDGRVRCGKDPEIIRMFGGSPAFSEPVSMPLDDATAWYDEVSTDSNPLHWAVETEGEFIGTARLHGLDETDRRARYAIGLLDRGRLGIGLGTEVTQAVLQYGFGTLGLHRIDLRVLAYNTRAIRCYLRCGFVEEGRERDAAYVQNKWHDDVIMGILEHEVRTP; this is encoded by the coding sequence ATGATCGTCCCCAAGCGGACCCCCGTCGTGCGCTCCGCGCGCACGGTACTGCGCCCTTTCCGGTCTGAGGACATCGACGGTCGGGTGCGATGCGGCAAGGACCCCGAGATCATCCGGATGTTCGGCGGATCTCCGGCCTTCAGCGAACCTGTCTCCATGCCGCTGGATGACGCGACTGCTTGGTACGACGAGGTCAGCACCGACTCCAACCCGCTGCACTGGGCAGTCGAGACAGAGGGGGAGTTCATCGGGACCGCCAGACTGCACGGACTAGATGAGACAGACCGGCGAGCGAGGTATGCGATAGGGCTCCTCGACCGTGGTCGGCTGGGCATCGGCCTCGGCACAGAAGTCACCCAAGCGGTCCTCCAGTACGGCTTCGGCACCCTGGGACTGCATCGGATCGATCTCCGCGTCCTCGCGTACAACACCCGCGCGATCCGCTGCTACCTCCGATGCGGATTCGTCGAGGAGGGACGCGAGCGCGATGCCGCCTACGTCCAGAACAAGTGGCATGACGACGTCATCATGGGGATCCTGGAGCACGAAGTCAGGACACCCTGA
- a CDS encoding YdeI/OmpD-associated family protein, with the protein MTSTEPKTATFETTLTASGNNTGIVVPDGVIAQLGAGKRPPVAVEVNGYEYRSTVAVMGGQYLIGLSAAVRAATGLAGGDPIRVTLTVATSPRAVEMPPDFAAALDAADGARQFFDALPNSLQRYHVDNINAAKSPDTRRRRIEKSIGLFQDGKRR; encoded by the coding sequence TTGACCTCTACCGAACCCAAGACCGCCACCTTCGAGACCACGTTGACCGCGAGCGGAAACAACACGGGCATCGTCGTTCCCGACGGCGTCATCGCGCAGCTAGGCGCTGGCAAACGTCCCCCGGTTGCTGTTGAAGTGAACGGCTATGAGTACCGAAGCACCGTGGCGGTGATGGGCGGCCAGTACCTCATCGGTCTCAGTGCCGCCGTGCGCGCGGCCACGGGGCTGGCTGGAGGTGACCCGATCCGAGTGACGCTGACGGTCGCGACTTCTCCGCGCGCCGTCGAGATGCCTCCCGACTTCGCCGCCGCCCTTGATGCGGCAGACGGGGCCCGTCAGTTCTTCGACGCGTTGCCCAACAGCCTCCAGCGCTATCACGTGGACAACATCAACGCGGCGAAGTCCCCCGACACCCGACGGCGCCGCATCGAGAAGTCCATCGGCCTCTTCCAAGACGGCAAACGCCGGTAG